A window of Nonomuraea angiospora genomic DNA:
CCAGTTATGTCGGCTATTTCATGTTCCTCAGCCGGTGGATTCAGGCGCCGCTCTACATGGGGCTGATCCTCGCCCAGATCGTGTACACGTGGCGGTTCATGCTGGAGCTGCTCCATCTGATCGAGCTCGGGTTCGGCGGCTCACCACCGGAGACCACCGTCATGCTGATCGTCCTCGGCCTCGTGGACGTGGTCATGGTCTCCAACCTGCTCATCATGGTCATCATCGGCGGCTACGAGACGTTCGTCTCCCGGCTGCGCATCGAGGGCCACCCCGACCAGCCCCAATGGCTTTCCCACGTCAACGCCAACGTGCTGAAGGTCAAGCTGGCCATGGCGATCATCGGCATCTCGTCCGTCCATCTCCTCCAGATCTTCATCAACGCCTCCAGACCGACCATCACCGACAGGGAGCTGCTGTGGAAAACGCTGATCCACCTGACCTTCGTGGTCTCGGCGCTGACGCTGGCGCTGATCGACCGCATCATGGCGGGCGCGCGGCGCGACGCCGAGACGAACGGGGGCGAGCGGCAGTCCACCCTGCAGCAGGAACGGGTCGCCGCGTGACCGGGACGCTCCGGTGAGGCGGCCGGCCGTCATCGTGACGATCGCGGTGTTCGCGTGCTCGCTCGCGGGCGCCGCCCACGCCGAAGGCGAGGCCGCCAGGCCGGGCGGTCCCCCGCCCCTGATCGGCAACGTGACCATCTTCAACGACGAGATCATCGAGCCGGTGTCGCTGCCCGTGAGCACCTGCGGGTCGCTGCTCCCGCTGCTCGGCAAGTCGCCCACCACCTGTAAGGGCGCCTCACGGGTGTCGGACGACGACGCCTGACCCCGTACGTGCCCGCCTGCGGGGGCGGGCGGGCACGTACGGCCGGCGATGAGCGAGCACGTACGGCGGCAGCGGGCGGGCACGAACGACTGGCACGTACGGCGGGCCAGGAGCGATCCTCAGCCGTACAGCTTCTCCAGCACCGCGGCCACCCCGTCCTCGTCGTTGGACAGCGTGCGGCGCTCGGTCGCCGCCAGCACCAGGTGGTGCGCGTTGGCCATGGCGTAGCCGGCGCCCGCGTAGGAGAGCACGGCCAGATCGTTCGGCATGTCGCCGAAGGCCACCACCTCGCCGGGCGCGATCCCCCACTCCCGGCACAGCACGTCGAGCGTGCTCGCCTTCGTCACCCCCGGAGCGCTGATCTCCAGGAGGCCGGTCCCGCCGGAGTGCGTGACCTCGGCCAGCCCCTCGACCCGCGCCACGACGGCCGCGACCATCTCGTCCGCCGTGCTGGTGTGCGACTGGGCGAGCAGCTTGACGATCGGATCGTCGCCGTCGAAGACGGAGCTCACCTCGCGGAGGTAGGCCAGGTCCTCCACGAGGCGCCTGGTGTAGGCGACCTCGGCGAGCACGCCCCGGCCCGTCTCGATGGCCAGGCCGATCCCGGGCAGTGCCGCGGCCAGGGCCTGCGCGACCGTGTTCGCCGCCGTCCGGTCCAGGAGACGGCTGGTGACGATCTCGTCGGCGGCCAGGTCGTACACGATCGCGCCGTTGCTGCAGATCGCGACGCCCGTGACGCCCGCCTCAGCGGCGAGGGCGCGGACGGCGCGCGGCGGCCTGGCGGTGACGAAGACGATCTCGGCGCCGGCCGCGCGGGCGGCCTGAAGGGCCTGTCTGGTGCGGGGGGTGATGGCGCGTGAGGAGTTGAGGAGGGTTCCGTCGAGGTCGGTGGCCACGAGGCGGGGGAGGGTGCCGGCGCTCATGGTGCCGATTATGCCGATCTTTCAGATCCGCATCTCGGAGGGGAGCCGCCCGGCCGCGTTCGACAGCTCCAGGCCGAGGAGTCGCCCGGTGTCGCCGAAATCAAGAACGACATCCGCCGCTTCAACCTGACTTACGATCTCTTCTGGCACTATTTCGTGCTTCATCGCGATATAGGCGATATTGCGGATCTTGTCGAAGCTCACGTACACCGTCTGCGGCCGCTGCCCGGACGGCGCCTCGTCCCAGCTCAGCAGCCCCTCCTTGGCCTCGTGCGAGCCTGCCAGCGCGGCCCGGACCATGGCCAGGGCCAGCTCGATCGCCTCCAGCGAGTCGACCCCGGTGACCTTCCGCTCGTGCTCCCACCCGTCGAGCCCGTCGATCCGGTACGGGCACGACCAGTCCCCCGTCGGCTCCTCGTAAGGCACGCCGACCGTGACGGTGACATCACGCGGCGGATCGGTACGCAGCGCCAGCACCCGATGGGCGATCTCGTACATGTAGCCTGATCTACCCCATGAAAGACACTTGAAGGCCCCATCCCATACCGTCGCCGAAGTATGCGTTTCTGGCTACGGCTGCCGCAAGCTAGGCTGCCAACGGTCGTAAGGGGGCCCTTGAGATGAACGAGTCATTCGGGACGCGCCTTCGAGCCAGGCTCGACGAGTGCGGTCCGCTGTGTGTGGGCATCGATCCGAGTCCGGCGCTGCTGCACGCCTGGGGGCTCGACGACTCGCCCGCCGGTCTGGAACGCTTCAGCCGCACGGTCGTCGAGGCCGTCGGCGACGTGGCGGCCCTGGTCAAGCCGCAGTCCGCCTTCTTCGAGCGCTGGGGCAGCCGCGGCATCGCGGTGCTGGAACGCACCATCGCCGACCTGCGCGAGGCCGGGACGCTGGTGGTGCTCGACGTCAAGCGGGGCGACATCGACAGCACGATGGCCGCCTACGCCGAGGCCTACCTCGACCGGGGCAGCCCGCTGGCCGCCGACGCCGTGACGCTGAGCCCGTATCTCGGGTTCGGGTCGCTGGAGGGCGCGATCGTGTCCGCCATGGCCAATGACGCCGGCGTCTTCGTGCTGGCCCGCACCTCCAACCCGGAGGCCGCCCCGCTGCAGCGGCTCGTGGCCGACCAGGTGCTCGCCGGGGTCGCCGCGGCGAACGCCGGGCACGAGCCGCTGGGGTCCATCGGGGTGGTGATGGGGGCCACGCTGCCCGAGCTGGAGTATTCGCTGGACGACCTCAACGGCCCCATCCTCGCGCCGGGGCTGGGCGCCCAGGGGGCCTCGCCCGCCGACGTGGCGCGGCTGTTCGCCTCCGTACGGCACGCCGTCGTGCCCTCGGTCTCCCGGGCGGTCCTGGCCGACCCCAAGCGGCTGCGCTCTCGCACGCTCTACTTCCGCGACGAGTGCGCCGCCCACCTGGACGCGAAGATCGCCACCCAGGCGTGAGCCGCGCCCGCCGTGACGACCGCGCGGCCCACCCACCACCTCAGGTGTGAGCCGCGCCCGCCGGTGATCAGGCCGGCGCGGACGCCAGCACGCGGTTGACGGCGGCCAGCACGGCGTGGGCCGAGGCGGTCAGGACCGAGGTGTCCTGGGCCGCGCCCCAGCTGGTGACGCCGTCGACGCGGGCCTCCACGTAGGCGATGGCGCGGCTGCCCCGGCCCGGGTCCAGGGCGTGCTCGGCGAAGTGGAGGATGTCCACGTCGATCCCGTCGTCCCCGAGCGCGGCGGTCAGCGCGGACAGCGGCCCGTTGCCGGTGCCGCGCAGCCGGCGCCCCGACCGCAGCGTGCCCGCGAACTCGTGCACGCCGGGCGCCGTCTCCCTGGTGCTCCACTCGGCCAGCGCGCCGGTCTCCCCCGGGGCCAGGTAGGTGGCGTGGAAGAGCTCCCACAGCTGCTCGGCCGTGATCTCCTCGCCGCTGCCGTCGGTGGCGCGCTGCACGACCGAGGAGAAGTCGATCTGCAGGCGGCGGGGCAGCTCCAGGCCGTAGCGGGTGCGCAGGAGGTAGGCGATGCCACCCTTGCCCGACTGGCTGTTGACCCGGATGACCGCCTGGTAGCCGCGGCCCACGTCGGCGGGGTCGATGGGCAGGTACGGCACCTCCCACGGCGCCCGCTCCGGCGGCACGCCCAGCTCGGCGGCCCGCTTGGCGTGGTGGGCCAGGCCCTTGCCGATGGCGTCCTGGTGGGTGCCGGAGAAGGCGGTGTAGACGAGGTCCCCCGCGTACGGGTGGCGCTCGGGCACGGGCAGCCGGTTGCAGTGCTCCACGACCCGGCGGATCTCGTCGATGTCGGACAGGTCGAGCATGGGGTCCACGCCCTGGGAGTACAGGTTGAGCGCGAGGGTCACCAGGTCCACGTTGCCGGTCCGCTCGCCGTTGCCGAACAGGCAGCCCTCCACCCGCTGGGCGCCGGCCAGCAGGGCCAGCTCGGCGCAGGCCACGCCGGTGCCGCGGTCGTTGTGCGGGTGCACCGAGAGGATGACCGCGTCCCTGCGGTCGAGGTGGCGGTGCATGTACTCGATCTGGTCGGCGTACACGTTGGGGGTGGCCACCTCGACCGTCGCGGGCAGGTTGTGGATCACCGGGCGGTCCGGCGCGGCGTCCCACAGGGCCGTCAGGTCGTTGCAGACCTCCAGCACGTAGTCGGGCTCGGTGAGGTTGAACACCTCCGGCGAGAACTGGAAGCGCACGTCGAGGCCGTCCGCGAGCCGGGCGACGTGCCCGGCGGCGTCCATGATCAGGGCGCGCAGCTCGTGCCTGTTGTGGCCGAGCACCACGTCCCGCCAGGTGGGGGCGGTGGCGGTGTAGAGGTGCACGACAGCGCGGGGCAACCCCTCGATGGCGGCGAACGTGCGCTCGATCAGGTCCCGCCTGGCGGCCGTGAACACGACCACGGTCACATCCTCCGGCACGACGCCGGGCTCGGCGAGGTGGCGGACGAAGTCGAAGTCGAGCCGGCTGGACGAGGGGTAGCCGACCTCGATCTCCTTGAACCCCATGCCGGTCAGCAGGTCGAACATCCGGCGCTTGCGGGCCGGGTCCATCGGCTCGGCCAGCGCCTGGTTGCCGTCGCGCAGGTCCACGGGCACCCAGAGCGGGGCCCGTGTGAGGCGCGCGGACGGCCAGTCGCGCTCGGTGAGCGGCACCTCGACGCGCTCGTGGGCGGGCTTGTAGCGGTGGTAGGGCATGGTGCTGGGACGTTGACGGTTCCAGGCGTACACGGACGGCGTCATGGCGGCTACACTAATCACAACACAGGTCCTCAGACAACCTGAGAGGTGCGTTCGATGCCACTCGGCTCCCTCCGTCCCAGCCCGCTCGTCGAGCAGGCGACCCAGCACCTGCGCGAGCAGATCACGCAGGGCGAGTGGCCCGTGGGCACCCGCCTGCCCGGCGAGAACGCGCTGGCCAAGGCGCTGGGAGTGGGGCGTTCGACGGTCCGGGAGGCGCTGCGCGCGCTGGCGGGGGCGGGGCTGGTGCAGGCCCGGCAGGGCTCGGGGGTGTTCGTGATCGCCACTGCGACCGCCACTGTGCCCGCCGAGGACTGGCCCGCCCGGCTGCGCCGGGCCGCCATCACGGACGTCTACGAGGTGCGCATGATGGTCGAGACGCAGGCCGCCCGGATGGCGGCGCGGCGGCGCACCGAGGAGGACGTCGCGGCGCTGGAGGAGGCGCTGGCGGCGCGGGCGCGGGCGGCGGCGCAGGACGACGCCGCGTTCGTGGACGCCGACATCGCCCTGCACGCGGCGGTCGTCGCGGCGGCCGGCAACCCGGTGCTGACCGACCTGTTCGCCGAGTTCGCGCCAGCGTTGCGCGAGGGGCTGATCGGCCTGGTGGAGGTGCTCGGGCTGCGCGCGCACGACCGCAACCCGGGGCACGACTCGCACGCGGAGCTAGTGGCCGCCGTCCGGGACGGCGACGGGGACGCGGCGGGCGCGATCCTTCAGGCGGAGCTGGAGCAGACGCTCGCCCACCTGCACGGCGCATAGCCTGGTCACGGTGATCATCCGTACGCAGCGCCCCTCGGCCCGCGTCATCCTGGCCGCCCCCGACGACCGCGTCCTCCTGCTCCGCTTCGTCCCGCCGGACCCGTGGCCGAAGGAGCCCGCCTGGCACCTGCCCGGCGGCGGCCTGGAGCCGGGCGAGTCACCGGCGCAGGCGGCGGCGCGCGAGGTGCTGGAGGAGACCGGCCACGTGCTCGACGGCGCCGGTCTCGGCGACCCCGTGGCGGTGAACGAGGGCGCGTGGTCCAACCTCGGCCGCCACTTCTACACCGTGCACACGTACTTCTTCGCCCGCGTGCCCTCCGCGACCGTCGCCCCCACGGCGCTGGAGGACTACGAGACGGAGGCCTTCAAGCTGGGCCACCGCTGGTGGCGGGCGGACGAGCTGGCCGCCGCCGAGGAGCGCGTGTTCCCGCCGGGGCTGGCCGCGCTGCTGCCGGACCTCCTGGCCGGAGTGCGCCCCCAGGCCCCCGTCAGGCTCCTCTGGACATTCGAGGAAAAATCTTCGGAAGGGATGTGAAGAACGCGCGGACGGCTCCGACCCGGTTACGAGCACAACGTGAAGGAGCACACCATGAGCAAGCTCATCTACTGGGTCCACACCTCCGTCGACGGCCACATCGAGGGCCCGAACGGGGAGTTCGACTGGCCGGCGATGGGGCCGGAGCTGTCGGCGTACGGGGACGAGGTCCACGCCCGCGTCGGCACCTTCCTGTACGGGCGCGTCGTCTGGGAGATGATGTCCAGCTACTGGCCCCACGCGGAGTCGATCTCGGACGACCCGCACGACCTCAAGTTCGCGCCCGTCTGGCGCAGCACCCCGAAGGTCGTCTTCTCCACCACGCTGCGGGAGGCCGGCTGGGACGCCCGGATCGTCTCCGGCGACCTCGCCAAGGAGGTCGCCGAGCTGAAGAGCGGGCCCGGCAAGGACCTCCTGCTGAACGGCGGCTCCCGGCTGGCCGGCGCGCTCACCGAGCTGGGGCTGATCGACGAATATCACATCATGGTGCACCCGGTCGTCCTCGGCGGCGGCCGGCCGCTGTTCCCTCCGCTGGCCCAGCGGACCGGCCTGCGGCTGGTGGAGACGCGGACGTTCGACGCCGGGGTGGCGCTGCTGCGCTACGAACGGGCCGGCAGCTAGGGCAGGGCGGCCTCGATCTCGTGGCGGGTCGGCATGGAGGTGCTGGCCCCCTCCCGCTGCACCGACAGCGCCGCCGCCGTGGACGCGAAGCCCAGCGCGTCGGCCACGCTCATCCCCTCCGACCTGGCCACGGCGAACGCGCCCACGAAGGTGTCGCCGGCCGCGGTCGTGTCCACGGCGTCCACCTTCACCGCGGGCACCCGCAGCCGCTCCCCCGAGCGCGACCCGTACAGCGCGCCCTCGGAGCCCAGCGTGATCAGCGCCTCCTCCACCCGCTCCAGCAGCGCGTCGAGGGCGGCCTCCGCGCCGGCGGCGCCGGTGATGGCGGCGGCCTCGTGCTCGTTCGGGACGATCGTGGTGACCGCGTCGAGGAGCTCGTCCGGCAGCGGCCGGGCGGGGGCCGGGGTCAGGTAGACGGGCACGCCGGAGACCTGGGCGGCCTGGGCGGCCGCCACGACGGCCTCCATGGGCAGTTCGAGCTGGAGCAGCAGCGCGTCCGAGCGGGCGATGGCGGCCAGGTCCTCGCCCGAGGGGCCGGTGACGGTGCCGTTCGCGCCGGGGACGACGATGATCGAGTTGCCGCCCTCGTCGTCCACCACGATGTGCGCGATGCCGCTGGGCCCGGGCACCTCGCGCAGGCCGCGTACGTCGATCCCGGCCTGCGCCAGCGTGGCGCGCAGCTCCGCGCCGAAGCCGTCGTCGCCCACCGCCCCGAGGAAGGCCACGTGCGCGCCCGCGCGGGCGGCGGCGATGGCCTGGTTGGCGCCCTTGCCGCCGGGCACGGTACGGAACCGGTGCCCGGTGACCGTCTCGCCCCGCTTGGGGGCTTCGGAGACGTAGGCGACGAGGTCCATGTTGGCGCTGCCGAAAACCGAGATCATGGGCCCATCATCTCCTGTGTGCGGGCGGCCAGCGCGGCCAGCCCTACTCCGTCGTACCCGGTCAGGCTGCTGGCCAGGCTGTCGCGCATCCGCCAGCGGTCCGGCACGCCGCCGTTCAGCGCGCCCGCGACGGACCCGGCCGTGGCCCCGGCGGAGTCGGTGTCCCAGCCGCCGGCCACCGCTCCGGCGATCGTGGCGGTGAAGTCGCCCCGGCCGTGGATCAGCGTGGCCGCGATGAGGGCGGCGTTGTTGATGGTGTGCACCCAGTGCAGGGCGCCGTGGCGTTCGTGCAGGAGGTCGACGACCCGCTCGAAGTCGTCCTCGCGGGCGGCGTCCGCGGCGGCCAGGCGTACCGCCTCGTGCAGGCGCGAGCGCTCCGGCACCACCGACAGGCCCGCCCGTACGACCTCCTCGGGAGAGGTGGCGACCAGGGCGGACGCGCACATGGCGGCCACGAACATGGCCCCGTAGATCCCGTTGGCGGTGTGGGTCAGGCGGGCGTCGCGCCAGGCGTGCTCCGCCGCCGTGGCGGGGTCGCCCGGGTTGCTCCAGCCGTACACGTCGGCCCTGATCAGGGCGCCGATCCACTCCCTGAACGGGTTGCGGCGGGTCGCCGTGGCGGGCGGCTCGACGCCGTCCAGGAGGTTGCGGTACGCGACCCGTTCGGCGGTGAACGTGCGGCCGGCGGGCAGCTCGTCCAGCCACAGCTTGGCCAGGTCGTCGGTGGTGAAGCCGCGGCCGTGGCGCTCCAGGACGGACAGGGCCAGCAGCGGGTAGTTGAGGTCGTCGT
This region includes:
- a CDS encoding NUDIX hydrolase encodes the protein MIIRTQRPSARVILAAPDDRVLLLRFVPPDPWPKEPAWHLPGGGLEPGESPAQAAAREVLEETGHVLDGAGLGDPVAVNEGAWSNLGRHFYTVHTYFFARVPSATVAPTALEDYETEAFKLGHRWWRADELAAAEERVFPPGLAALLPDLLAGVRPQAPVRLLWTFEEKSSEGM
- a CDS encoding TIGR00645 family protein, with product MSSYVGYFMFLSRWIQAPLYMGLILAQIVYTWRFMLELLHLIELGFGGSPPETTVMLIVLGLVDVVMVSNLLIMVIIGGYETFVSRLRIEGHPDQPQWLSHVNANVLKVKLAMAIIGISSVHLLQIFINASRPTITDRELLWKTLIHLTFVVSALTLALIDRIMAGARRDAETNGGERQSTLQQERVAA
- a CDS encoding Cof-type HAD-IIB family hydrolase; the encoded protein is MSAGTLPRLVATDLDGTLLNSSRAITPRTRQALQAARAAGAEIVFVTARPPRAVRALAAEAGVTGVAICSNGAIVYDLAADEIVTSRLLDRTAANTVAQALAAALPGIGLAIETGRGVLAEVAYTRRLVEDLAYLREVSSVFDGDDPIVKLLAQSHTSTADEMVAAVVARVEGLAEVTHSGGTGLLEISAPGVTKASTLDVLCREWGIAPGEVVAFGDMPNDLAVLSYAGAGYAMANAHHLVLAATERRTLSNDEDGVAAVLEKLYG
- a CDS encoding FadR/GntR family transcriptional regulator, encoding MPLGSLRPSPLVEQATQHLREQITQGEWPVGTRLPGENALAKALGVGRSTVREALRALAGAGLVQARQGSGVFVIATATATVPAEDWPARLRRAAITDVYEVRMMVETQAARMAARRRTEEDVAALEEALAARARAAAQDDAAFVDADIALHAAVVAAAGNPVLTDLFAEFAPALREGLIGLVEVLGLRAHDRNPGHDSHAELVAAVRDGDGDAAGAILQAELEQTLAHLHGA
- the rbsK gene encoding ribokinase, which gives rise to MISVFGSANMDLVAYVSEAPKRGETVTGHRFRTVPGGKGANQAIAAARAGAHVAFLGAVGDDGFGAELRATLAQAGIDVRGLREVPGPSGIAHIVVDDEGGNSIIVVPGANGTVTGPSGEDLAAIARSDALLLQLELPMEAVVAAAQAAQVSGVPVYLTPAPARPLPDELLDAVTTIVPNEHEAAAITGAAGAEAALDALLERVEEALITLGSEGALYGSRSGERLRVPAVKVDAVDTTAAGDTFVGAFAVARSEGMSVADALGFASTAAALSVQREGASTSMPTRHEIEAALP
- a CDS encoding dihydrofolate reductase family protein; the encoded protein is MSKLIYWVHTSVDGHIEGPNGEFDWPAMGPELSAYGDEVHARVGTFLYGRVVWEMMSSYWPHAESISDDPHDLKFAPVWRSTPKVVFSTTLREAGWDARIVSGDLAKEVAELKSGPGKDLLLNGGSRLAGALTELGLIDEYHIMVHPVVLGGGRPLFPPLAQRTGLRLVETRTFDAGVALLRYERAGS
- the leuA gene encoding 2-isopropylmalate synthase, producing MTPSVYAWNRQRPSTMPYHRYKPAHERVEVPLTERDWPSARLTRAPLWVPVDLRDGNQALAEPMDPARKRRMFDLLTGMGFKEIEVGYPSSSRLDFDFVRHLAEPGVVPEDVTVVVFTAARRDLIERTFAAIEGLPRAVVHLYTATAPTWRDVVLGHNRHELRALIMDAAGHVARLADGLDVRFQFSPEVFNLTEPDYVLEVCNDLTALWDAAPDRPVIHNLPATVEVATPNVYADQIEYMHRHLDRRDAVILSVHPHNDRGTGVACAELALLAGAQRVEGCLFGNGERTGNVDLVTLALNLYSQGVDPMLDLSDIDEIRRVVEHCNRLPVPERHPYAGDLVYTAFSGTHQDAIGKGLAHHAKRAAELGVPPERAPWEVPYLPIDPADVGRGYQAVIRVNSQSGKGGIAYLLRTRYGLELPRRLQIDFSSVVQRATDGSGEEITAEQLWELFHATYLAPGETGALAEWSTRETAPGVHEFAGTLRSGRRLRGTGNGPLSALTAALGDDGIDVDILHFAEHALDPGRGSRAIAYVEARVDGVTSWGAAQDTSVLTASAHAVLAAVNRVLASAPA
- the pyrF gene encoding orotidine-5'-phosphate decarboxylase, with amino-acid sequence MNESFGTRLRARLDECGPLCVGIDPSPALLHAWGLDDSPAGLERFSRTVVEAVGDVAALVKPQSAFFERWGSRGIAVLERTIADLREAGTLVVLDVKRGDIDSTMAAYAEAYLDRGSPLAADAVTLSPYLGFGSLEGAIVSAMANDAGVFVLARTSNPEAAPLQRLVADQVLAGVAAANAGHEPLGSIGVVMGATLPELEYSLDDLNGPILAPGLGAQGASPADVARLFASVRHAVVPSVSRAVLADPKRLRSRTLYFRDECAAHLDAKIATQA
- a CDS encoding DUF2283 domain-containing protein, with translation MLALRTDPPRDVTVTVGVPYEEPTGDWSCPYRIDGLDGWEHERKVTGVDSLEAIELALAMVRAALAGSHEAKEGLLSWDEAPSGQRPQTVYVSFDKIRNIAYIAMKHEIVPEEIVSQVEAADVVLDFGDTGRLLGLELSNAAGRLPSEMRI
- a CDS encoding ADP-ribosylglycohydrolase family protein is translated as MIRLTWVQPEDLIGHELRQAVEDGRASGPDAERVREIADRWHAAGGHDAPPRAGASEPGAARLRDLAGELLDELAAVPSPLPEPSDLAGIVAACPSWPGTTTRSAVDPARVLGAWQGRAAGCVLGKPVEKIPREGVRQIAEATGNWPIRGWFTAKGLPDDVARRWPWNRRSAVNSLAENIDGIPEDDDLNYPLLALSVLERHGRGFTTDDLAKLWLDELPAGRTFTAERVAYRNLLDGVEPPATATRRNPFREWIGALIRADVYGWSNPGDPATAAEHAWRDARLTHTANGIYGAMFVAAMCASALVATSPEEVVRAGLSVVPERSRLHEAVRLAAADAAREDDFERVVDLLHERHGALHWVHTINNAALIAATLIHGRGDFTATIAGAVAGGWDTDSAGATAGSVAGALNGGVPDRWRMRDSLASSLTGYDGVGLAALAARTQEMMGP